A window of Manis javanica isolate MJ-LG unplaced genomic scaffold, MJ_LKY HiC_scaffold_24, whole genome shotgun sequence contains these coding sequences:
- the LOC140847596 gene encoding uncharacterized protein, with amino-acid sequence MRSRSVTPSKKDTDKLCNRKLPPVISDKVKAGKGESPSWGGEGGEGGQGAGCGRGVSCGSSAPGAEASQRPGAGRAGRDPYISPRGPEGSRLSRRLLVWWPSRRGGPLRLLFLPRRGVRALSSVSLAWRGHLSAVGSLERPPLPPGWGTHRAPWLCVRRGGGRSSASSQPESCAGREGLAPRRSGGAGPGRPADQGLWASGASPDRALVRVQPGGTAGSGRERTQSCGWARRWAMVGPRLCPGSVPWRRCGGRPVQLPDVPRTEARRAQLTVGFAAQGQHVGAPTPEQNETQFHFAVGNQHSPCSTLERNPEGVLLVCGYRSSKKPHPSCC; translated from the exons ATGAGATCCCGCTCTGTGACTCCATCCAAAAAAGACACGGACAAACTGTGTAACAGAAAACTGCCTCCTGTTATTTCAGATAAGGTCAAGGCGGGTAAAGGGGAGTCGccctcctggggtggggagggaggggagggtgggcagggggcaggctgtGGTCGTGGCGTCAGCTGCGGCTCCTCAGCGCCCGGAGCAGAGGCTTCCCAGAGGCCAGGGGCTGGACGCGCAGGCAGGGACCCCTACATCTCTCCGCGCGGGCCTGAAGGCTCCCGGCTCAGCCGCCGCCTCTTGGTGTGGTGGCCTTCGAGGCGGGGAGGTCCGCTGAGGCTCCTTTTCCTGCCCCGGCGCGGGGTGCGGGCCCTCAGCTCGGTGTCCTTGGCCTGGCGCGGGCACCTCTCGGCCGTTGGGTCGCTAGAGAGGCCGCCTCTGCCCCCAGGCTGGGGGACCCACAGGGCGCCGTGGCTCTGCGTGCGCCGGGGCGGCGGGCGGAGCAGCGCCAGCTCCCAACCAGAGTCCTGCGCTGGCCGGGAAGGGCTCGCCCCGCGGCGGTCTGGCGGGGCGGGCCCCGGGCGTCCTGCCGACCAAGGCCTCTGGGCATCGGGAGCCTCACCCGACCGGGCTCTGGTGCGGGTCCAGCCGGGCGGGACGGCGGGGAGCGGTCGCGAGCGGACGCAGAGCTGCGGCTGGGCTCGGCGGTGGGCGATGGTCGGACCCAGGCTCTGCCCAGGTAGTGTCCCATGGCGACGGTGCGGTGGGCGCCCTGTTCAGCTTCCCGACGTTCCACGGACGGAGGCCCGCAGGGCTCAGCTGACCGTTGGCTTCGCGGCGCAAGGACAGCACGTGGGCGCGCCTACGCCAG AGCAGAATGAGACCCAGTTCCACTTTGCAGTTGGAAATCAG CATTCGCCATGTTCTACTTTGGAACGTAACCCAGAGGGTGTCCTTCTGGTTTGTGGTTACAGATCCTCCAAAAAACCACACCCTTCCTGCTGTTGA